Sequence from the Flavobacterium sp. J372 genome:
ATGCACTCAACACTATTGTGCGTTTTGGTGTTGTGATAGCTCACATGATAGTTATTTCACCAAAACTTACACTATATACATTATTGCCATTGCCGGTACTCGCCTATAGTATATTTAAGATAAGTAACGAGATAAACAAACGCAGTACATTGTACCAGCAAAACCTCTCTAAGCTTTCAACATTTACGCAGGAAATGTTTTCGGGCATACGTGTCATTAAAGCCTATGCACTTGAAAACAAAAGAAATGAAGAATTTACAGGGCTTTCGCGTGACAGCGTAGACAAAAACCTTAGCCTTGCCAAAGTAAATGCATTATTCGGGCCACTGATGATATTGCTTATCGGCATAAGCAACCTCGTGGTGGTTTGGGTTGGCGGTAATATGTATATTGACGGTAACATTCCTGATATTGGTGTTATTGCACAGTTTATAATTTATATAAACATGCTTACCTGGCCTGTGGCATCGCTTGGCTGGATTACCAGCATGGTACAAGAGGCCGAGGCATCGCAAAAGCGTATTAATGAATTCCTGAAAACGGAGCCCGATATCAAAAATGAAAATCCTGCGCACACGGAGGTTACCGGAGAGATTGCGTTCGATAAAGTATGGTTTACCTATGAAGACACCAACATCACTGCACTCAAGAACATCAGCTTTACGGTGAAAAAAGGAGAAACGTTGGCGATACTCGGGCGCACCGGCAGCGGTAAGTCGACCATACTGTCACTTATCAGCAGGCTGTATGATGCCGACCAGGGAACGGTTTGCATTGACAATAAAGATGTAAAAGGCCTAAACCTTTTTGACCTGCGCGACAACATTGGCTTTGTACCGCAAGATGCTTTTCTTTTCAGTGATACGATTGCGACAAACATCAGGTTTGGTAAGGAAGATGCTAGTGAAGATGAACTGGTAAGTGTAGCTAAGAAAGCCGCGGTTCATGATAACATTGTAAACTTCACTAAACAATATGAAACAATACTCGGAGAACGAGGCATTACGCTTTCGGGCGGGCAAAAACAGCGTGTATCTATTGCACGTGCGTTGATAAAAGATGCACCTATATTATTATTAGATGATTGCCTTTCAGCAGTTGATACTGAAACGGAAGAGGAAATCCTGGGCAACCTGATGGATTATTGCAGAGATAAAACCACAATAATTGTAAGCCACAGGGTATCATCTGCCAAGAATGCCGACAGGATAATTATTCTTGAAGACGGCGAAGTTATACAGCAGGGCACGCACAACCAATTGTTGGCAGAAACAGGATATTACAAGGAATTATACCTGAAACAGCTATCTGAAAAAGAAATAGAGTAAATTTGTTGTGTAGTTTAGATTTTTTTTAGATTTTTGGTTGCGACATAAAACCAATTAAAAGAACCTACTGAACCATGAGAGAAAATGACATGCTGGAAAAGGAAGAAATCTTTTCTAAAGTTTTAAGGGCAGGAAGAAGAACGTACTTCTTTGATGTGAGGGCTACTAAAGCTGATGATTACTATATCACGATAACTGAAAGCAAAAAGTTTACCGAAGAAGACGGTTCATTCCACTTCAAAAAGCATAAAATTTATCTTTATAAGGAAGATTTCGTAGCTTTTAAAGATATACTTGATGAGATGACAAGCTATGTACTGAACAACAAAGGCGAAGAAGTTATTTCTGAAAGGCACCAGAAAGATTTCAAGAAGCTTTTTGCAGACAAGCCTGAAGAAACTGAAACAGTAATGGCATCTGAAAGTTTCACAGATATCAATTTTGACGATATCTAATTGTCAATCATAATAAAACGAATCCCGCTGCAATGCGGGATTTTTTCTTTTAGCCAATTCTCAAACCATTCTCCACTTTAAAATCGGGCGATAACAAAACTACATCTCCCTCCTCGCCTACTGCGCCCAGCACAAGGCATTCGCTCATAAATTTACCAATTTGCTTTTTTTGGAAGTTTACCACTGCAACAATCTGCCTGTGCTTAAGGTCATCTTTGGTATAGCGCTTTGTAATTTGAGCTGACGATTTGCGAATGCCAATGGCGTCGCCAAAATCAATAGTAAGCTGATAGGCAGCTTTGCGCGCTTCAGGGAAATCATTTACCTCAATGATGGTTCCAACGCGCATTTCAACTTTTTCAAAATCTTCCCAGGAGAGTTCTTGTTTCAAGTTTCAATTATAAGGTTTAAAATCAGTACGACTAGTGGCTTGTGGCTGATGCCTTGTGGCTACTCTTTCTCCAACACAATATCAATCGGTTTGTTCATTTTCCGCCCAAATTTCACTGCTGCCTGCTGGCTTTCATTTGAGCAAAGTACATACATATTATAGCTATGCAGCGGTACAATCAGGGTTTTAAACTTGCCGCCATTCTCTTTACCGTCAACATCTTCAATCTTTATACTGAAGCTATCTGCCGGGAAAGTGTTTGATACGCTCAGCAAATAACTCTGTTTCGCGAATGGAAAAAACCAACGCTCTTTTGCAGCGGTTGCACCTTCAGCCAGCTTTCTGTTATCGTCGCCAATACGGTAGTTTTCCATAAATCGCATAGGCTTGTTGCCATCCCGGAAACTATATAGATTATTGAAGTTGATAAGCTCGGTACCGGTACTGTCAACCACAGTAATCTTAAGGCCTTTTATCATTTCTTTACTACCCGCTTCATGCACATCAAGTACAAAGTATGATGTAAAGTCATACCCGCAATGCATAACCTGGGCTTTCATTGAAGCCGCAACCAAAAATAAGAATATCAGTATATATCTCATACCACAAATATAGCTAATCGCTGAGTTCAAAAAGCATTCCAAATAAAAAGAGCCACCCATAGGCAGCTCTCATATCTCAATTCTCAATACTACTATCTGAATACTATTTAACGTCCATCAGCTCAACGTCAAATACCAGCGTAGCATCCGGCGGGATAACACCACCTGCACCGCGCGAGCCGTAACCAAGGTGTGACGGAATCACAAAACGGGCCTTGTCACCTACCTGAAGCAGGGCAATACCTTCGTCCCAGCCTTCAATAACCTGGCCACGGCCCAGCATAAACTCAATTGGCTGCTTGCGCTTGTATGACGAGTCGAATACCTGCCCATTGTCAAGTGCTCCCTGGTAGTGTACCGATACCATTTTGCCTTTCTCAGCTTTTTTGCCGCTGCCTTTTTGTATCATTTTATAACGAAGTCCGCTTTCGGTCTTATCAAAACCTGCAGCAATCTTTTCCATAGCCTCTTCCGCCTGGCGCTTTTGCTCCGCAATCCTTTTCTCGCGTGATCCTTCAAAAGTACGGAACGCCTCAATGGCATTCCACTTTTTAGCCTCATCACCTTCGCGCACTATCTCAAGGCTTTCAATCTTATCGCCCTGAGCAATAGCGTCTACAACATCCTGCCCTTTCACCACGTGCCCGAAAACAGTGTGCTTATTGTCAAGCCATGGAGTTTCAACATGGGTAATGAAGAACTGCGATCCGTTGCTGCCTGGCCCTGCATTGGCCATTGAAAGTACACCGGGGCCATCGTGCTTAAGCTCCGGATGGAACTCATCGTCAAACTGGTAACCCGGCCCGCCTGTGCCTGTGCCCTGGGGGCAGCCACCCTGTATCATAAAGTCAGGTATAACACGGTGAAACTTAAGTCCGTCATAATACGGCTTGCCCTGCGGCTTCTCATTATTTTCAAGATTCCCTTCGGCAAGGCCAACAAAGTTGCCAACTGTACCGGGAGTTTTATCATGCGTAAGCTTCACGAGGATTTCACCTTTTGAAGTATTGAATTTTGCGTAAATTCCGTTTTCCATTTGATGTTTTGTTTGAATGAGCCGCTAATTTACGAATAAAAATAAAGCCTGAATGAACGCCTGATACAACAAAAAGCTAAATTTGCTGAAAACCAGTGCCATGAGCAAAGACAAAAATTATCTTGAGATTAATAAAGCAGCGTGGAATAAGCAGACGCCATACAATGTGAATTCTGAGTTTTACAACAATGGTTCATTTAAAATCGGGAAAAATTCACTTAATGATATTGAGCTTAATTTGCTTGGCAATATTGCAGGCAAAACCATACTTCACCTGCAATGTCATTTCGGGCAGGATACACTATCAATGGTAAAACTTGGCGCAACAGCTACAGGTATCGACTTTAGTGATCTGGCCATTGCAGAAGCACAGAAACTAAGTGCCGAAACAGGATTGCCGGCAAAGTTTATATGCAGTGATGTTTACAAACTACCTGAAGTGCTTGATGAAAAGTTTGACATTGTATTTACCAGCTACGGCACCATAGGCTGGCTGCCCGACCTTGACAAATGGGCGGCGGTAATAGCAAAATTCCTGAAGCCGGGCGGCAGGTTTGTGTTTGCTGAATTTCACCCTGTGGTGTGGATGTTTGACACTAATTTTGAGAAAGTAGAATACCGGTATTTTAAAGATGAGGCAATTGTTGAAACCAGTAGCGGAACTTATGCTGATAATGACGCGCCTATTGAGTTTGAAACTGTAAGCTGGAATCATAGCATTGGTGAAGTAATAACCAGCCTTGTAACTGCGGGGCTTACGATTGAAAGCTTTAATGAGTATGATTACTCACCCTACAATTGCTTTAAAGACATGTATGAATATGAAACCGGAAAGTTCAGGACGAAGGTTCACGGAAATAAATTACCAATGGTTTATTCATTGAGTGCTCATCTCTAAGGTTCAAATATTTCTTACATTTGCACATCAGTCAAAAATTAAAAATCAATCAAAACCATGCAAAGCTTATTTCACCCCGAAGGCAACAGGCAAATTATAGAACGAATTGAAAAACTTACCCCTATCACACTCTCTGAGTGGGGCGTGATGACCGTAAGCCAGATGCTTGAGCACTGCCAGCAGCCGATAAAGGTATCTTTCGGAACCCTTCAGCTG
This genomic interval carries:
- a CDS encoding ABC transporter ATP-binding protein; its protein translation is MKELQYLNKYFAKYKFQFLLGIFITIIAQIFSLFTPEFIGDSIKAIEDFYKNGNIPAETVKSELLTNILLIVATTLVAGVLTFAMRQTLIVMSRHIEFDLKNEIFRHYEALSQNFYKKNRTGDLMNRISEDVNKVRQYVGPAIMYALNTIVRFGVVIAHMIVISPKLTLYTLLPLPVLAYSIFKISNEINKRSTLYQQNLSKLSTFTQEMFSGIRVIKAYALENKRNEEFTGLSRDSVDKNLSLAKVNALFGPLMILLIGISNLVVVWVGGNMYIDGNIPDIGVIAQFIIYINMLTWPVASLGWITSMVQEAEASQKRINEFLKTEPDIKNENPAHTEVTGEIAFDKVWFTYEDTNITALKNISFTVKKGETLAILGRTGSGKSTILSLISRLYDADQGTVCIDNKDVKGLNLFDLRDNIGFVPQDAFLFSDTIATNIRFGKEDASEDELVSVAKKAAVHDNIVNFTKQYETILGERGITLSGGQKQRVSIARALIKDAPILLLDDCLSAVDTETEEEILGNLMDYCRDKTTIIVSHRVSSAKNADRIIILEDGEVIQQGTHNQLLAETGYYKELYLKQLSEKEIE
- a CDS encoding PUR family DNA/RNA-binding protein, which translates into the protein MRENDMLEKEEIFSKVLRAGRRTYFFDVRATKADDYYITITESKKFTEEDGSFHFKKHKIYLYKEDFVAFKDILDEMTSYVLNNKGEEVISERHQKDFKKLFADKPEETETVMASESFTDINFDDI
- a CDS encoding tRNA-binding protein: MKQELSWEDFEKVEMRVGTIIEVNDFPEARKAAYQLTIDFGDAIGIRKSSAQITKRYTKDDLKHRQIVAVVNFQKKQIGKFMSECLVLGAVGEEGDVVLLSPDFKVENGLRIG
- a CDS encoding peptidylprolyl isomerase; translation: MENGIYAKFNTSKGEILVKLTHDKTPGTVGNFVGLAEGNLENNEKPQGKPYYDGLKFHRVIPDFMIQGGCPQGTGTGGPGYQFDDEFHPELKHDGPGVLSMANAGPGSNGSQFFITHVETPWLDNKHTVFGHVVKGQDVVDAIAQGDKIESLEIVREGDEAKKWNAIEAFRTFEGSREKRIAEQKRQAEEAMEKIAAGFDKTESGLRYKMIQKGSGKKAEKGKMVSVHYQGALDNGQVFDSSYKRKQPIEFMLGRGQVIEGWDEGIALLQVGDKARFVIPSHLGYGSRGAGGVIPPDATLVFDVELMDVK
- a CDS encoding class I SAM-dependent methyltransferase gives rise to the protein MSKDKNYLEINKAAWNKQTPYNVNSEFYNNGSFKIGKNSLNDIELNLLGNIAGKTILHLQCHFGQDTLSMVKLGATATGIDFSDLAIAEAQKLSAETGLPAKFICSDVYKLPEVLDEKFDIVFTSYGTIGWLPDLDKWAAVIAKFLKPGGRFVFAEFHPVVWMFDTNFEKVEYRYFKDEAIVETSSGTYADNDAPIEFETVSWNHSIGEVITSLVTAGLTIESFNEYDYSPYNCFKDMYEYETGKFRTKVHGNKLPMVYSLSAHL